A genomic window from Arthrobacter globiformis includes:
- a CDS encoding lipoate--protein ligase family protein, with product MQQAGADSRTLTLVRQEQSLGAVRDLDFGIELLGKARAGDIGPTLRLYRPAPTVAFGQRDTRLPGFGAAAQACRDLGFEPLIRKAGGRAAAYHEGTLIIDHVEPDSDAIAGAKGRFAFFGEMLAGALQSVGVHAAVGEIPGEYCPGEYSVHGFAPEAPGQRIKLVGTAQRVVSGAWLFSSVVVVENSAPIRKVLTESYAALGLDWDPATAGAVNDLVPDLDVQAIEDAVVRTYAEYATMGQADFSSLRA from the coding sequence ATGCAGCAGGCCGGGGCTGATTCACGGACTCTGACCCTCGTCCGGCAGGAGCAGTCACTTGGCGCAGTCCGGGACCTTGATTTCGGGATCGAACTCCTCGGCAAGGCCAGGGCCGGGGACATCGGACCCACCCTTCGGCTCTACCGGCCCGCACCGACTGTGGCCTTCGGCCAGCGCGACACCCGCCTGCCCGGCTTCGGTGCCGCCGCCCAGGCCTGCCGCGACCTGGGGTTCGAGCCGCTGATCCGCAAGGCGGGAGGCCGCGCCGCCGCCTACCATGAGGGCACCCTGATCATCGACCACGTGGAGCCGGACAGCGATGCGATCGCCGGAGCCAAAGGCCGTTTCGCATTTTTCGGCGAGATGCTGGCGGGGGCGCTCCAAAGCGTCGGTGTGCATGCCGCCGTCGGCGAGATCCCCGGGGAGTACTGCCCGGGTGAATACAGCGTCCATGGCTTTGCACCCGAGGCTCCGGGCCAACGGATCAAGCTGGTGGGCACGGCCCAGCGCGTGGTGTCCGGCGCCTGGTTGTTCAGCTCCGTCGTCGTGGTGGAGAACTCGGCGCCCATCCGGAAGGTGCTCACGGAAAGCTACGCGGCCCTGGGGCTGGACTGGGATCCGGCGACTGCCGGCGCGGTCAACGACCTTGTGCCCGACCTTGACGTGCAGGCCATCGAGGACGCTGTGGTCCGGACCTATGCGGAGTACGCCACGATGGGCCAGGCGGACTTCAGCAGTCTCCGCGCCTAG
- a CDS encoding DUF2177 family protein, with protein MVVLQFLVVAAAFAVIDAVWLKLMNPFYRSHIGELLADRPHLGYAVAFYLIYIAGIVFFALHPALDGGTWLAAVGRGAALGAFAYATYDLTNAATLKTWPLQLIVVDMAWGALLTALATLVGWLVFH; from the coding sequence ATGGTCGTATTGCAATTTCTGGTCGTCGCGGCTGCCTTCGCCGTGATCGACGCCGTGTGGCTTAAGCTCATGAACCCGTTCTACCGCAGCCACATCGGTGAATTGCTGGCCGACCGGCCCCATCTAGGGTACGCCGTGGCGTTCTATTTGATTTACATTGCCGGCATCGTTTTCTTTGCCCTGCACCCGGCGCTCGACGGCGGCACCTGGCTGGCCGCCGTCGGCCGCGGGGCGGCGCTGGGCGCCTTCGCCTACGCAACGTACGACCTCACCAATGCCGCGACGCTCAAGACCTGGCCGCTGCAGCTCATTGTCGTGGACATGGCGTGGGGCGCCCTGCTGACCGCCCTCGCCACGCTGGTGGGCTGGCTGGTCTTCCACTAG